A portion of the Penaeus monodon isolate SGIC_2016 chromosome 28, NSTDA_Pmon_1, whole genome shotgun sequence genome contains these proteins:
- the LOC119591433 gene encoding apolipophorins-like yields the protein MLELDSVWRPLPPPGVLVPLRTAPRLFTATATVMGQHVTTFDLHHYEFLGPCSYLLTKDFIDGDFEVVGVYESESGDVRLESVLIRAPGTDVTLHVNGMVDVTYAAAQVESADGRAELKTNDLEVICSREFQGCSITVTSKYFGRLGGMLGNFNYEPSDDQQGPDGTRVFSVGGLARLWAVSTQACYQANQATQVLALDGATGVDECQRLFLGANSSPFVTCFSSVDPRPYFWHCVNDRNRPLQRQGASKRSCDAAESYRVMCATEGRPLPALDACLGRGAGEYQGENQVSPPDSPTCSTPDGQVPVGWSQSFWGAKNGSLDVGLVVELASCNEGKDFGQMLQEVAKSFRKAGYEDVRFALLTYTSSELGSASAFSTEGRAASQLEGVPMEDSKDAHGGSAAVMQAARTMQWRPGVGRVLLQASCQLCDDGKSVAEALRENDVELHILSRLTVTLEGPETAESKTLAWRIFGYDKDLVYTSSDYRTFQGDAGQRELLEEHGESCLDTVQDAGGAVFNSNRWIPKKAGLTRKFLSVLSQRLATDVPEPRCHQCRCLADEDQARLSCRRCGEEPEINPVMEKIIKDFRAEFHTDESPLA from the exons ATGCTGGAACTGGATTCCGTCTGGCGTCCGCTTCCTCCCCCCGGAGTCCTCGTGCCCCTCAGAACAGCGCCTCGGCTCTTCACGGCCACCGCCACGGTCATGG gcCAACACGTAACGACCTTCGACCTGCACCACTACGAGTTCCTGGGTCCCTGCTCCTACCTGCTCACCAAGGACTTCATCGACGGCGACTTCGAGGTGGTGGGCGTGTACGAGAGCGAGTCCGGCGACGTCAGGCTGGAATCGGTGCTGATCCGCGCCCCCGGCACTGATGTCACGCTCCATGTGAATGGCATGGTTGACGTCACCTACGCGGCGGCTCAG GTGGAGAGCGCCGACGGCCGGGCCGAGCTGAAGACGAACGACCTGGAGGTGATCTGCAGCCGCGAATTCCAGGGCTGCTCGATCACCGTCACGTCTAAATATTTCGGCAG GCTGGGAGGCATGCTCGGCAACTTCAACTACGAGCCTTCGGACGATCAGCAGGGCCCCGACGGCACCAGGGTGTTCAGCGTGGGCGGACTGGCGAGGCTGTGGGCGGTGTCGACGCAAGCATGCTACCAG GCCAACCAGGCCACCCAGGTGCTCGCCCTCGACGGAGCCACGGGCGTGGACGAGTGCCAGCGGCTGTTCCTCGGAGCCAACAGCAGTCCCTTCGTCACCTGCTTCTCGTCAGTGGACCCGCGACCCTACTTCTGGCACTGCGTCAACGACCGCAACCGGCCGCTCCAACGCCAGGGCGCGAGTAAGCGGTCGTGCGACGCTGCCGAGTCGTACCGAGTGATGTGCGCGACGGAAGGGCGCCCCCTGCCTGCTCTCGACGCCTGTCTCG GTCGTGGTGCAGGCGAATACCAGGGTGAAAACCAGGTATCGCCGCCAGATTCCCCGACCTGCAGCACGCCCGACGGTCAAGTACCAGTCGGTTGGAGTCAGAGCTTCTGGGGCGCCAAGAACGGCTCGCTGGACGTCGGCCTCGTGGTGGAACTCGCCTCCTGCAACGAGGGGAAGGACTTCGGCCAGATGCTGCAGGAGGTGGCGAAGAGCTTCAGGAAGGCTGGATACG AGGACGTCCGCTTCGCCCTGCTGACGTACACGAGCAGCGAGTTGGGTTCTGCGTCGGCCTTCTCTACCGAGGGTCGCGCGGCGTCCCAGCTGGAGGGCGTCCCGATGGAAGACTCGAAGGACGCGCATGGTGGCTCGGCGGCCGTCATGCAAGCGGCGAGAACCATGCA GTGGCGTCCCGGCGTGGGCCGCGTTCTGCTGCAGGCGTCGTGCCAGCTGTGCGACGACGGCAAGAGCGTGGCCGAGGCCCTGCGGGAGAACGACGTCGAGCTGCACATCCTCTCGAGGCTGACGGTGACCCTCGAGGGCCCCGAGACGGCCGAGAGCAAGACCTTGGCCTGGCGTATCTTCGGCTACGATAAGGACCTGGTCTACACGTCGTCGG ACTACAGGACCTTCCAAGGAGACGCCGGCCAGAGAGAACTTCTCGAGGAGCACGGGGAATCCTGCCTAGACACGGTGCAGGATGCCGGAGGGGCCGTCTTCAACAGCAACAGATGGATACCCAAGAAGGCA GGCCTGACGAGGAAGTTCCTGAGTGTCCTGAGTCAGCGCCTGGCCACCGACGTCCCCGAGCCGCGCTGCCACCAGTGTCGATGCCTCGCTGACGAAGACCAGGCCAGGCTCAGCTGCAGACGCTGTGGGGAGGAGCCG GAAATCAACCCAGTAATGGAAAAGATCATTAAAGACTTCAGGGCAGAATTCCATACTGATGAATCTCCGTTGGCATGA